One region of Epilithonimonas zeae genomic DNA includes:
- a CDS encoding DUF72 domain-containing protein, whose amino-acid sequence MKFGQVADPSQIDFTLPKDHPQTKFILNQNKKGLDNISIGCAKWNKTDLKGFYPKGTKDELTYYATQFNSIELNATFYGMPTTEQVQTWKEKTPKDFKFFPKITNTVSHFRRLLNVTDVVTQFASAVLNFDEKLGMVFLQLHDNFKPKDYERLEKFVQDWPKEVPLAIELRNTEWFTDEEVFNTVCELFEMNNITNIIVDTAGRRDMLHMRLTTPNAFIRYVGANADSDYARLEDWLERLAQWKKEGLQNLYFFVHQNVEKASPLLSSHLIQKMNEEWGTSIHIPTLADSQPTLF is encoded by the coding sequence ATGAAATTCGGACAAGTTGCTGACCCATCACAGATAGACTTTACTTTGCCAAAAGATCATCCTCAAACAAAATTTATTCTCAATCAGAATAAAAAAGGTCTGGATAATATCTCTATTGGTTGCGCCAAGTGGAACAAAACCGATCTCAAAGGTTTTTATCCGAAAGGAACAAAGGATGAGTTAACTTATTATGCCACTCAATTTAATTCGATTGAGCTGAATGCGACTTTCTATGGAATGCCGACTACTGAGCAAGTTCAAACTTGGAAAGAAAAAACGCCGAAAGATTTCAAATTCTTTCCAAAGATTACCAATACCGTTTCACATTTCCGAAGATTATTGAATGTTACCGATGTCGTCACGCAATTCGCTTCGGCAGTTCTGAATTTCGATGAAAAGTTAGGAATGGTTTTTCTACAACTTCACGATAATTTCAAGCCGAAAGATTATGAACGACTAGAAAAATTCGTACAAGATTGGCCAAAAGAAGTTCCATTAGCAATTGAATTGAGAAATACAGAATGGTTCACCGACGAAGAAGTGTTCAACACCGTTTGTGAATTATTTGAAATGAATAATATTACCAATATCATTGTAGATACAGCAGGAAGAAGAGATATGCTTCATATGCGACTAACAACTCCAAATGCCTTTATCCGATATGTTGGAGCCAATGCGGATAGTGATTATGCGAGGCTGGAAGATTGGTTGGAAAGACTGGCTCAATGGAAAAAAGAAGGCTTGCAGAATCTTTATTTTTTCGTTCATCAGAATGTTGAAAAAGCATCACCATTGTTGTCATCACATTTAATTCAAAAAATGAATGAAGAATGGGGAACTTCTATCCATATTCCGACATTGGCGGATAGTCAGCCGACATTATTTTAA
- a CDS encoding T9SS type A sorting domain-containing protein, which yields MKKIIILSAIFVGTFIIAQTINFADTAFKSLLVSINTSPGANVAKDLNGNQIKIDQNNNGEIEITEAENISWLAVNGEFSTNKIVNIDEISYFKNLTYLKLQHHEITNLNTSNLSKLSSIDVFYNKLTSLEVNPIVTSLGCSFNNLSTLDISNLNNLVVLLCEFNPLSSLTIGNLPKLEDVYVKNNGLTSLDFSKTGLQSLHCDNNPLIYLNVQNNWNMGSTSAYFTSINTPDLATVCADPNEVAWLKSYFQNQGNLAVNVSPCNLGVHNNVKQTIAVYPNPVKNIINIVNFNENTINQISLYDVEGKLIFTKMRPQNKVDVSSLKKGIYLMYILSDGKNETIKIVKE from the coding sequence ATGAAAAAAATTATCATCCTGTCTGCAATTTTTGTAGGGACATTTATTATTGCTCAAACGATTAATTTCGCAGATACGGCATTTAAATCTTTGTTGGTCTCCATAAATACATCGCCAGGTGCAAACGTTGCGAAAGATTTGAATGGTAATCAAATAAAAATTGATCAGAATAATAATGGGGAAATCGAAATTACCGAAGCAGAAAATATCAGTTGGCTCGCAGTTAATGGAGAATTCTCAACTAATAAGATTGTAAATATTGACGAGATCAGTTATTTTAAAAACCTGACCTATCTCAAATTACAACACCACGAGATTACAAACCTCAATACTTCTAATCTATCCAAACTGAGCAGTATTGATGTTTTTTATAACAAATTAACCTCTCTAGAGGTAAATCCAATAGTGACAAGCTTAGGTTGCAGTTTTAACAATTTGAGTACATTAGATATTAGTAACTTGAACAATTTGGTTGTATTACTGTGCGAATTCAACCCTCTATCTAGTTTGACAATTGGCAATTTGCCCAAATTAGAAGATGTTTATGTCAAAAACAATGGGCTTACATCCCTTGATTTCAGTAAAACCGGGCTGCAAAGTCTGCATTGCGACAATAATCCATTAATTTATCTCAATGTACAGAATAATTGGAATATGGGTTCCACATCTGCTTATTTTACCTCAATCAATACCCCGGATTTGGCAACAGTTTGCGCCGATCCGAATGAAGTTGCTTGGTTGAAATCCTATTTTCAAAACCAGGGAAATCTAGCTGTAAATGTATCTCCCTGTAATCTTGGAGTCCATAATAATGTTAAGCAAACCATTGCAGTTTATCCCAATCCAGTTAAAAACATCATTAATATTGTTAATTTTAATGAGAATACGATTAACCAAATCTCTTTGTATGATGTGGAAGGGAAATTGATTTTTACAAAGATGAGACCGCAAAACAAAGTTGATGTTTCTTCTTTGAAAAAAGGCATTTACCTGATGTATATTCTATCAGACGGTAAAAATGAAACCATTAAAATTGTTAAGGAATAG
- a CDS encoding T9SS type A sorting domain-containing protein, protein MKKIICLTAVFTGSFVFAQTALNRDWYLQKMTFNGTEYTPQNEESIARLTYDTGWGDVNTQVCMQRSYNITNVTSTQYGISQYSGIAGNCASPITTDFQTKYFSALQKTTNFIHNYVITGTGNGQILTLTTSAGDTLVFGTQKVLGVNDITSKIFAVYPNPAKDIINIAGNGYKVKSAAIYDLSGKMLISESSNTQIKVTPLKKGVYILQVSSEDKTQNIKIIKE, encoded by the coding sequence ATGAAAAAAATAATCTGCTTGACTGCAGTCTTTACAGGCTCTTTTGTTTTTGCTCAAACTGCACTTAATAGAGACTGGTATTTGCAAAAAATGACTTTCAATGGAACAGAGTACACTCCTCAAAATGAAGAATCGATTGCAAGATTAACCTATGATACAGGTTGGGGTGATGTTAATACTCAGGTTTGTATGCAACGATCCTATAACATTACCAACGTGACTTCTACACAGTATGGAATTAGCCAATATTCAGGGATAGCTGGAAATTGTGCCAGTCCAATAACCACAGATTTTCAGACCAAATACTTTTCTGCGCTGCAAAAAACTACCAACTTTATACATAATTATGTAATTACGGGAACAGGAAATGGACAGATCCTTACCTTGACTACTTCCGCTGGTGATACACTTGTTTTCGGCACTCAAAAAGTTTTGGGAGTTAATGATATCACAAGCAAAATATTTGCAGTCTATCCGAACCCTGCAAAAGATATAATTAACATTGCTGGAAATGGTTATAAAGTGAAATCTGCGGCAATTTATGATCTCTCGGGAAAAATGCTAATCTCGGAATCATCCAACACTCAAATTAAAGTTACCCCTTTGAAGAAAGGGGTTTACATTCTGCAAGTTTCTTCTGAGGATAAAACTCAAAATATCAAGATTATAAAAGAATAG
- a CDS encoding ribonucleoside-diphosphate reductase subunit alpha, with product MDENIDIWWLNEESEQMLNRGYLLKGETVEGAIDRITTAAAKRLYKPELQPAFKEMIVKGWISFSSPVWANMGTQRGLPISCFNVHIPDNIEGITHKLGEVIMQTKIGGGTSGYFGELRNRGTAVTDNGKSSGAVSFMKLYDTAMDVVSQGGVRRGAFAAYLDIDHGDIEEFLSIKDIGSPIQNLFTGVCVPDYWMQDMIDGDVEKRKIWARVLESRQQKGLPYIFFTDNVNRNKPQVYKDAGLMVNASNLCSEIMLPSTANESFICCLSSMNLELYDEWKDTNAVKLAIYFLDAVLSEFIEKTEGNYYLTSARNFAMRHRALGLGVLGYHSYLQKNMIPFESFQATQFNARAFRHIKEQSEIASKELANIYGEPDMLKGYGLRNTTTMAIAPTTSSSAILGQTSPGIEPFASNYYKAGLAKGNFMRKNKYLAKLLDEKGLDNEETWRTIMLNHGSVQHLEGLTDDEKAVFKTFREISPMEIVSQAAQRQQYIDQAQSLNLQIPSTMPVKDVNYVMIEAWKKGVKTLYYQRSSSVSKELMVNFVTCSACEA from the coding sequence ATGGACGAAAATATAGATATCTGGTGGCTCAATGAAGAGTCTGAGCAAATGCTTAACAGAGGCTACCTTTTGAAAGGGGAAACTGTAGAAGGAGCAATCGACAGGATTACAACTGCAGCGGCAAAACGTCTTTATAAACCGGAGTTGCAACCGGCTTTCAAAGAGATGATTGTGAAAGGTTGGATTAGTTTTTCTTCACCGGTTTGGGCTAATATGGGAACACAGCGTGGTTTGCCGATATCTTGTTTCAACGTTCATATTCCTGATAATATCGAAGGGATTACTCACAAATTAGGTGAAGTGATTATGCAGACGAAAATCGGAGGTGGAACTTCCGGATATTTCGGGGAATTGAGAAATAGAGGAACGGCAGTGACAGACAACGGGAAATCTTCAGGAGCAGTTTCTTTTATGAAATTGTATGATACAGCGATGGATGTGGTTTCTCAAGGTGGAGTAAGAAGGGGCGCTTTTGCAGCGTATCTTGATATCGACCACGGTGATATTGAAGAATTCTTGAGTATCAAAGACATCGGAAGTCCAATCCAGAATTTGTTCACAGGAGTTTGCGTTCCGGATTACTGGATGCAGGATATGATCGATGGCGATGTTGAGAAGAGAAAAATCTGGGCTAGAGTCTTAGAAAGCCGTCAGCAAAAAGGACTTCCTTATATTTTCTTCACAGATAACGTGAACAGAAACAAACCTCAGGTATATAAAGATGCAGGATTGATGGTAAATGCAAGTAATCTTTGTTCAGAGATTATGTTACCTTCAACGGCTAACGAATCTTTCATTTGCTGTCTATCTTCAATGAACCTTGAATTGTATGATGAGTGGAAAGATACAAATGCTGTGAAATTAGCAATCTATTTCCTAGACGCTGTTTTGTCAGAATTCATTGAAAAAACAGAAGGGAATTATTATTTAACTTCTGCTAGAAATTTTGCAATGCGTCACAGAGCACTTGGATTGGGAGTTTTAGGATATCATTCATATTTGCAGAAAAATATGATTCCTTTTGAGAGTTTCCAAGCGACACAGTTTAATGCAAGAGCGTTCCGTCATATCAAAGAACAGTCTGAAATTGCTTCTAAAGAATTAGCTAATATCTACGGAGAACCAGATATGTTGAAAGGTTACGGACTAAGAAATACGACGACGATGGCAATTGCGCCAACAACTTCTAGTTCTGCAATTTTGGGACAAACTTCTCCTGGAATTGAGCCTTTCGCTTCTAACTATTATAAAGCTGGTTTGGCAAAAGGAAACTTTATGCGTAAGAACAAATATTTGGCTAAATTGTTAGATGAAAAAGGTCTTGACAACGAAGAAACTTGGAGGACAATTATGTTGAATCACGGTTCTGTTCAGCACCTTGAAGGTTTGACAGATGATGAGAAAGCAGTATTCAAAACGTTCAGAGAAATTTCTCCAATGGAGATTGTTTCTCAGGCTGCTCAAAGACAACAATACATTGACCAAGCTCAGTCTCTTAACTTGCAGATTCCTTCTACAATGCCAGTTAAAGATGTTAACTATGTAATGATAGAAGCTTGGAAAAAAGGAGTTAAAACATTGTATTACCAAAGAAGTTCTTCAGTTTCCAAAGAATTGATGGTCAACTTTGTGACTTGCTCTGCTTGTGAAGCATAG
- a CDS encoding ribonucleotide-diphosphate reductase subunit beta has product MGIFDKRVSYKPFEYPEVLQFVEAINKSFWVHSEVDFTADVQDFHSQLEPHEKNAVKNALLAIAQIEVNVKTFWGNLYQHLPKPELNGLGATFAECEFRHSEAYSRLLEVLGYNDEFLDVVKVPAVKNRIEYLGKALQHANSNDPKAYMSALLLFSILVENVSLFSQFAIILSFTRFKGYMKNVSNIIAWTSVDEQIHANGGIYLINKIREEQPDLLTESDIEAIYDLVDESIEMEGHILDWIFELGELDKFSKKNLLDFMKYRVDDSLKKIGMKTRYNVTPEDYKPMIWFEEEVFANSMDDFFAKRPVDYTKHDKSITANDLF; this is encoded by the coding sequence ATGGGAATTTTTGATAAGAGAGTAAGCTATAAACCTTTTGAGTATCCGGAAGTTCTACAATTTGTAGAAGCCATCAACAAATCTTTCTGGGTGCACTCAGAAGTAGATTTTACAGCAGATGTTCAGGATTTTCACTCTCAGTTGGAACCTCACGAAAAAAATGCAGTTAAGAACGCTTTGTTGGCAATTGCGCAAATCGAAGTAAACGTGAAAACGTTTTGGGGAAATCTTTATCAGCATCTTCCAAAACCGGAATTGAACGGTTTGGGCGCAACTTTCGCAGAGTGCGAGTTCCGTCATTCCGAAGCATACTCCAGATTGTTGGAAGTTTTGGGATATAATGATGAGTTCTTGGACGTTGTTAAAGTACCAGCAGTAAAAAACAGAATCGAATATCTTGGAAAAGCGCTACAACACGCTAATTCTAATGATCCAAAAGCCTATATGTCGGCTCTGTTGTTGTTCAGTATTTTGGTGGAGAACGTTTCACTTTTCAGTCAGTTTGCGATTATTTTGTCGTTTACGAGATTCAAAGGTTATATGAAAAACGTTTCCAACATCATCGCTTGGACATCTGTAGATGAGCAAATCCACGCCAACGGAGGAATTTATTTGATTAATAAAATCCGTGAAGAACAACCAGACCTTTTGACAGAAAGCGATATCGAAGCGATTTATGATTTGGTAGATGAATCAATTGAAATGGAAGGTCATATTTTGGATTGGATTTTTGAATTAGGTGAATTGGACAAATTCTCTAAAAAGAATCTTCTAGATTTTATGAAATACAGAGTTGATGACTCTTTGAAGAAAATCGGGATGAAAACCAGATACAACGTAACGCCGGAAGATTACAAACCGATGATTTGGTTCGAAGAAGAAGTTTTTGCCAATTCTATGGATGATTTCTTCGCAAAACGTCCGGTAGATTATACAAAACACGATAAGAGTATTACAGCAAACGATTTATTCTAA
- a CDS encoding carboxypeptidase-like regulatory domain-containing protein: MKIKLLSLLILLCSIKIFSQSDYILGNISNESGDKLPFASIYNLRTDQIVASDKMGNFAIAAKPTDELRIVRQGYERKVITLTSESFSKSLEVRLVTIPIEIEEVTLAFKPTGILKKDIARLNPPAKVTILNMAMNNYMRTPMNEVSPTAKIPSAFAPRNPGEGQMNLFSIGSGGGGLLGAVAGLVTKKGESSRTTANYAEKQEFYKRVKAAIDLEYYTKYGLDEYDFDIFLAYADEQKGLSKNYRNNFNKAAIEFSLKEVFAEYLKTHNFSKKVSEG, translated from the coding sequence ATGAAAATAAAATTACTTTCACTCCTTATTCTTCTTTGCTCGATAAAGATTTTCTCACAGTCAGATTATATTCTCGGAAATATCTCCAACGAAAGTGGCGACAAATTACCTTTCGCAAGTATTTATAACCTTCGTACAGATCAAATTGTAGCTTCAGACAAAATGGGAAACTTTGCCATCGCAGCAAAACCTACCGATGAACTCAGGATTGTAAGACAAGGTTACGAAAGAAAAGTAATAACATTAACATCAGAAAGTTTTTCAAAAAGTCTTGAAGTTCGGCTTGTAACAATTCCTATAGAAATAGAAGAAGTAACCTTAGCATTCAAACCAACCGGAATTCTCAAAAAAGACATTGCAAGACTCAATCCTCCGGCAAAAGTCACCATACTTAATATGGCAATGAATAACTATATGCGAACGCCAATGAACGAAGTTTCCCCAACAGCCAAAATACCATCGGCTTTTGCACCGAGAAATCCAGGCGAAGGACAAATGAATTTGTTTTCCATCGGTTCTGGAGGTGGCGGCCTCTTAGGCGCAGTTGCTGGCTTGGTGACCAAAAAAGGAGAATCTTCCAGAACAACCGCCAACTATGCCGAAAAGCAGGAGTTTTACAAACGCGTGAAAGCGGCGATAGATTTAGAATATTATACAAAGTACGGACTGGACGAATATGATTTCGATATCTTCCTCGCTTATGCCGATGAACAAAAAGGCCTTTCCAAAAATTATAGAAACAATTTTAACAAAGCTGCAATAGAGTTTAGTCTCAAAGAGGTTTTCGCAGAATATCTCAAGACTCATAATTTTTCCAAGAAAGTTTCCGAAGGTTAA
- a CDS encoding helix-turn-helix domain-containing protein yields MGNISVKKAAVQIPTQQIIKDNDTNSKKAITKLIYTAIGVFALALILFFIYRKRSNSLLRAKYKGLLDKIQIQQKTEMLDLSDTQDENIPKEQSSNIADETFNAILKKIIKFENSDKYLKKDINLTWLSNHLNTNTKYLSEVIKVHRNKSFNNYINGLRIEYITRQLYENPVYREYKITYLAEECGYASPQVFVIAFKRETGVTPSYFIEQLKDQSNENYQESIS; encoded by the coding sequence TTGGGTAATATCAGTGTAAAAAAAGCAGCTGTCCAAATTCCGACTCAGCAGATTATAAAAGATAATGATACGAATTCAAAAAAGGCAATCACAAAATTAATTTACACTGCAATAGGAGTTTTTGCGTTGGCGTTAATTTTATTTTTTATTTATCGTAAAAGAAGTAATTCTTTATTACGTGCAAAATACAAAGGACTTTTAGATAAAATTCAGATTCAACAAAAAACTGAAATGCTGGATTTATCAGATACTCAGGATGAGAATATTCCAAAAGAACAATCCAGTAATATTGCAGATGAGACTTTTAATGCAATTCTAAAAAAGATAATCAAGTTCGAGAATTCTGATAAATATTTAAAAAAGGATATCAATCTGACTTGGCTTTCTAATCATTTGAATACCAATACAAAATATTTATCGGAGGTTATAAAGGTTCATAGAAATAAAAGTTTCAATAATTATATCAACGGACTTAGGATAGAGTATATCACTAGACAATTGTACGAGAATCCAGTTTACAGAGAATATAAAATCACTTATCTCGCCGAAGAATGCGGTTATGCATCGCCGCAGGTTTTTGTGATTGCTTTCAAAAGAGAAACGGGCGTTACGCCATCTTATTTTATAGAGCAATTGAAAGATCAGTCAAACGAAAATTATCAAGAATCGATATCATAA
- a CDS encoding OmpP1/FadL family transporter — translation MNQNIKILMFLAIIVMQKALAQESSPYSYFGIGTMNNVDNARNIALGNTGIALESPDYINSKNPASITTIGMQNVIFDVSGLLKSNTISSNQGKDRRINGNFTNLGLAMRISNRFSLGASVQPFTSTEYKFVSTIPVEGTSDTYPITYEGSGGITNLGVTLGYKIDENWSIGGKVKNNFGTIIRKEIITTNSELEISRNIRYTGFSYSLGTQFNKYFQQERLQLTLGAVVNFKSNLNAKGEAIYTENRDYNNSTTTKLTSKDSTLPLEMGVGVSILKNDRYRFSFDFTQSNWNEVKNTVTNEKYYRQQVYGLGFELLPQRKNSQILSENLIYRVGLNYDTGYFKVNNREINKMEATVGLGIPMNKIILNVGYGYGKRGAFTNAAIKENYHSLNLSIDFLDKWFTKRYIN, via the coding sequence ATGAATCAGAATATTAAAATATTGATGTTTCTTGCAATTATTGTTATGCAAAAAGCATTGGCACAAGAATCTTCTCCCTATTCTTATTTCGGCATTGGAACTATGAATAATGTTGATAATGCAAGGAATATTGCTTTAGGAAATACAGGTATTGCTTTAGAATCACCAGATTATATTAATTCAAAAAATCCGGCATCTATTACAACAATAGGGATGCAGAATGTGATTTTTGATGTCAGCGGTTTACTGAAAAGTAATACGATTTCCAGCAATCAAGGAAAAGACAGAAGGATTAACGGCAATTTTACCAATCTTGGTTTGGCTATGAGAATTAGCAATAGATTTTCTTTAGGAGCAAGTGTCCAGCCTTTTACTTCTACAGAATATAAATTTGTTTCTACAATCCCAGTAGAAGGAACTTCTGATACTTATCCCATTACTTATGAAGGAAGTGGCGGAATTACCAATCTCGGTGTTACTTTAGGTTATAAGATTGATGAAAATTGGAGTATTGGAGGAAAAGTTAAAAATAACTTCGGGACTATTATCCGTAAAGAAATCATTACTACCAATTCTGAACTCGAAATTAGCAGGAATATAAGATATACTGGCTTTAGTTATAGTTTGGGAACTCAATTCAATAAATATTTCCAACAAGAAAGACTTCAATTGACATTAGGCGCAGTTGTTAATTTCAAAAGTAATTTAAATGCAAAAGGAGAAGCTATTTATACAGAAAACAGAGATTATAACAATAGCACTACAACAAAGTTAACTTCAAAAGATTCTACACTTCCTTTGGAAATGGGAGTTGGAGTAAGTATTTTGAAAAACGACAGATATCGATTTAGTTTTGATTTTACGCAGAGTAATTGGAATGAAGTTAAAAACACAGTTACAAACGAAAAGTACTACAGGCAGCAAGTCTATGGTTTAGGCTTTGAGCTTCTTCCGCAAAGAAAAAACAGTCAGATTCTTTCAGAGAATTTAATCTATCGAGTTGGACTCAATTACGACACAGGATATTTTAAAGTTAATAACCGTGAAATCAATAAAATGGAAGCAACGGTTGGATTAGGAATTCCGATGAACAAAATCATTTTGAATGTAGGATATGGCTATGGAAAGAGAGGTGCTTTTACTAATGCAGCCATAAAAGAGAATTATCATAGTTTAAATCTTAGTATAGATTTTCTGGACAAATGGTTTACGAAAAGATATATTAATTAA
- a CDS encoding DUF4270 family protein — MYKYVLLCVTILLLYSCERESNTYEVGNSLVSAQSKVVMIDTLTLKMSTIMKDSVITSGKSAMLVGNIKDNTFGKVTSASLFELTPSSYSLATTTNVVFDSIVMYLTNNDFYYGDTLKTFKMDVHPLESRIKLNNGYLYNNSDFKYSSTSIGSAEFFPRPNTDSSFVKIRLDQSYGQNIFNLLKTKDASSQEYFLNFYKGLALVPSSDNNAMLRFGINSSYQVQISKTTKEKVSNTVRLYYHTASVNGTEEVKYTLDINPSTSYSYNKIQSDFSGSELANLSPINPIEAKNLGNKTYLMAGIGVYTKVEIPYLKNLKNLYKNYKIISANLALSPVAGYYSRNFYNPSLLYYYLGDKKNNIASTFLQSDGTTEIQISLSAESEFQSDYGYNFDMLSYVNDILSETSDSNYSVLIYPSSYLDVLSGKVVFGSQKNSTNPAKLKLYMLGY; from the coding sequence ATGTACAAATATGTCTTGTTGTGTGTTACAATTCTCCTTCTTTATTCCTGTGAAAGAGAAAGTAACACTTATGAAGTAGGTAACTCTCTGGTGTCTGCCCAATCCAAAGTAGTAATGATAGATACGCTTACGCTGAAAATGTCAACTATTATGAAGGATTCTGTAATTACATCAGGGAAAAGTGCAATGTTGGTGGGAAACATAAAGGACAATACATTTGGTAAAGTGACATCAGCGTCTCTTTTCGAACTTACGCCGTCCAGCTATTCTTTAGCTACTACAACCAATGTTGTTTTTGATTCTATAGTAATGTATCTGACTAATAATGATTTTTATTACGGAGATACGCTCAAGACTTTCAAGATGGATGTGCATCCACTGGAGAGTAGAATCAAACTGAACAATGGTTATCTTTATAATAACAGTGATTTTAAGTATTCTTCTACTTCAATAGGAAGTGCAGAATTTTTTCCCAGACCTAATACAGATAGTAGTTTTGTGAAAATCAGGTTGGATCAATCTTATGGTCAGAATATTTTTAATTTGTTAAAAACCAAAGATGCAAGCAGCCAGGAATATTTTCTTAATTTTTACAAAGGTTTAGCATTGGTTCCGTCTTCTGATAACAATGCAATGCTGCGTTTTGGGATTAATTCTTCTTATCAGGTTCAGATTAGTAAAACAACCAAAGAAAAAGTATCAAATACAGTCAGGCTATATTATCATACAGCTTCTGTCAACGGGACAGAAGAAGTGAAATATACATTAGATATCAATCCAAGTACCTCATATTCATACAACAAAATACAAAGTGATTTTTCAGGTTCCGAATTAGCCAATCTAAGCCCTATAAATCCTATTGAAGCCAAAAATCTCGGTAACAAAACTTATCTGATGGCAGGAATTGGTGTTTACACTAAAGTTGAAATCCCTTATTTAAAAAATCTGAAAAACCTATACAAGAATTATAAAATCATCAGTGCCAATCTTGCTCTGAGCCCTGTCGCGGGATATTATTCTAGAAATTTTTATAACCCGAGCCTACTTTATTATTACCTCGGAGATAAAAAGAATAATATAGCTTCCACCTTTTTACAAAGTGATGGTACTACCGAAATTCAAATCAGTTTATCTGCAGAAAGCGAGTTTCAAAGTGATTATGGGTACAATTTCGATATGCTGAGTTACGTCAATGATATTTTGTCAGAAACTTCAGATTCCAATTATAGTGTTCTGATTTATCCATCTTCTTATCTGGATGTCCTCTCTGGTAAAGTTGTGTTTGGGAGTCAAAAAAACAGCACCAATCCGGCAAAGCTTAAACTTTATATGTTAGGCTATTAA
- a CDS encoding Kelch repeat-containing protein encodes MDKRLSVLILALAGIFLLSSCKNDDDDELVGNWVRVSDLDGKPRSNASAFVVNGKGYLTGGYDGEYYYNDLWSYDPDANSWTQKADFPGVKRSSAVGFATTSYGYVGTGYDGLNKLNDFYKYDPFSNSWVQIADFPGTGRYAALAFGVGSKGFVGTGYDGSELKDFYKYDEATSSWSNIVSLGGSKRRDGAAFVINGIAYVGFGTNNNSLVADFWAFDPSAETWTRKADTSNDDDTQNRASTAAFSANGLGYVSTGSVSGVTNSTWEYNPSTDDWTERSAFEGSSRESACAFSFGTYGYVLTGNSGSSYFDDIWVLHPNETQNDDD; translated from the coding sequence ATGGACAAAAGACTTTCGGTTTTAATCCTTGCTCTTGCAGGGATATTTTTATTATCAAGTTGCAAAAATGATGATGATGATGAGTTGGTAGGAAATTGGGTAAGGGTTTCAGATTTAGACGGTAAACCCCGTTCCAATGCTTCTGCTTTTGTGGTAAATGGCAAAGGATATTTAACCGGAGGTTACGATGGCGAATATTATTATAATGATCTGTGGAGCTATGATCCCGATGCTAATTCCTGGACTCAGAAAGCAGATTTCCCAGGCGTGAAAAGAAGTTCTGCAGTTGGTTTCGCAACCACTTCTTACGGCTATGTAGGAACGGGATATGATGGTCTCAACAAGCTAAATGACTTTTACAAATATGATCCTTTTTCCAACTCTTGGGTACAGATTGCAGATTTTCCTGGAACTGGTCGTTACGCAGCTTTAGCTTTTGGAGTAGGAAGCAAAGGTTTTGTAGGAACAGGATATGACGGAAGTGAGCTAAAAGATTTTTATAAATATGACGAGGCAACATCCAGCTGGAGCAACATCGTAAGCTTAGGAGGTTCTAAAAGAAGAGACGGAGCAGCTTTCGTCATCAACGGGATTGCTTATGTAGGGTTCGGAACCAATAACAACAGTCTTGTTGCAGATTTCTGGGCATTTGATCCATCGGCAGAAACCTGGACTAGAAAAGCTGATACCAGCAATGATGACGACACTCAAAACCGTGCTTCCACTGCAGCTTTTTCAGCCAATGGATTGGGCTATGTTTCCACAGGTTCTGTAAGTGGTGTTACCAACTCCACTTGGGAATATAATCCTTCTACGGATGATTGGACAGAAAGATCAGCCTTCGAAGGTTCTTCCAGAGAAAGTGCTTGCGCATTCTCATTCGGAACTTATGGTTATGTTTTGACAGGCAACAGCGGCTCTTCTTACTTTGATGATATCTGGGTTTTACATCCAAACGAAACACAAAATGACGATGACTAA
- a CDS encoding DUF4907 domain-containing protein, with protein sequence MTKTLWKSLFFSGICLIACQKKSNPIDIKITQQKAGYGYQIIKNKKTFIDQPYIPAIPGEQVFKDSLQAKKTASLVAQKIESSSIPRISVDELDSMKIEYEIQKFH encoded by the coding sequence ATGACTAAAACTTTATGGAAATCGTTGTTTTTTTCCGGAATATGTTTAATCGCTTGTCAGAAAAAAAGCAATCCAATTGACATCAAAATCACTCAACAAAAGGCAGGTTATGGTTATCAAATCATCAAAAACAAGAAAACCTTTATAGATCAGCCTTATATACCGGCAATACCTGGCGAACAGGTTTTCAAAGACAGCTTACAGGCTAAGAAAACCGCCAGCCTTGTGGCACAAAAAATAGAAAGCTCATCCATTCCTCGGATTTCGGTAGATGAACTGGACTCAATGAAGATTGAATACGAAATCCAAAAATTTCACTAA